Proteins encoded in a region of the Streptomyces sp. NBC_00513 genome:
- a CDS encoding glycoside hydrolase family 15 protein: MDRYPPIAEHGLIGDLQTAALITSRGVVDWFAAPRFDSPSIFASLLDHDRGGYFRLASSDSQAACKQLYYPDTALLVTRFMSPDGVGEVIDWMIPNTGLSPADRHTLIRTARTVRGTVSFELECRPRFDYARAAHELDVAPGISTFRAPGVTAFLQSTFPLERDGDDLRGSVTLNVGETAAAVVTVCGTGAEAPPPLSVDGITQELWDSADFWQKWVRGSNYRGRWPDMVNRSAITLKLLTYAPSGAPVAAATMGLPEQVGGERNWDYRYTWVRDGSLSVRALLDLGFVEEANAFVHWLGDRLRDTEGKPGEPLQIMYRVDGEPLLTEEILGHLEGYRGSAPVRLGNAASDQLQLDIYGEVLYALSAGHEVAAQAGYRGWKVLSRTLDWLADSWDRPDEGIWETRGGRKDFTYSRVMCWAAFDRGLKLATEFSRPGDTERWRTARDAVIEQVMERGWSEAAGAYVQHYGGEDVLDASLLLMPRVGFVSPRDPSWLSTLDAMDRTLVSDSLVYRYDPAASPDGLRGSEGTFSLCTFLYVDALARAGRLRPARYTFEKMHTYANHVGLFAEEVGPSGEQLGNFPQAFTHLSLITAACTLDEALDRQRD, encoded by the coding sequence ATGGACCGATACCCGCCCATCGCCGAGCACGGGCTCATAGGCGACCTGCAAACGGCCGCGCTGATCACGTCACGGGGCGTCGTGGACTGGTTCGCGGCGCCGCGCTTCGACTCGCCCAGCATCTTCGCCTCGCTGCTCGATCACGACCGGGGTGGATACTTCCGGCTCGCGTCCAGCGATTCCCAGGCCGCGTGCAAGCAGCTCTACTACCCGGACACCGCTCTCCTGGTCACCCGGTTCATGTCGCCCGACGGGGTCGGCGAGGTCATCGACTGGATGATCCCGAACACCGGCCTCTCCCCCGCGGACCGGCACACCCTGATCCGGACCGCGCGCACGGTGCGGGGAACCGTCAGCTTCGAGCTGGAGTGCCGCCCGCGCTTCGACTACGCCCGCGCCGCCCACGAACTCGACGTGGCGCCGGGGATCTCCACTTTCCGGGCGCCCGGTGTGACCGCGTTCCTGCAAAGCACCTTCCCCCTGGAGCGGGACGGTGACGATCTGCGCGGGTCGGTCACGCTGAACGTGGGGGAGACCGCGGCGGCCGTCGTCACGGTCTGCGGCACCGGCGCCGAGGCGCCTCCCCCACTCAGCGTCGACGGAATCACCCAGGAGCTCTGGGACTCGGCGGACTTCTGGCAGAAGTGGGTGCGCGGCTCCAACTACCGCGGGCGCTGGCCCGACATGGTGAACCGTTCCGCGATCACCCTGAAGCTGCTCACCTACGCTCCCAGTGGCGCCCCGGTCGCCGCGGCCACGATGGGCCTGCCCGAACAGGTCGGCGGCGAACGGAACTGGGACTACCGCTACACCTGGGTGCGCGACGGTTCGCTGTCCGTCCGGGCGTTGCTCGACCTCGGCTTCGTCGAGGAGGCAAACGCCTTCGTGCACTGGCTCGGTGACCGCCTGCGCGATACGGAGGGCAAGCCGGGCGAACCCCTGCAGATCATGTACCGGGTCGACGGGGAACCCCTGCTCACGGAGGAGATCCTCGGGCATCTGGAGGGCTACCGCGGCTCGGCTCCGGTGCGGCTCGGCAACGCGGCCTCGGACCAGTTGCAACTGGACATCTACGGCGAGGTGCTCTACGCCCTGTCGGCGGGGCACGAGGTCGCCGCCCAGGCCGGCTACCGCGGCTGGAAGGTGCTCTCCCGCACCCTGGACTGGCTGGCCGACTCCTGGGACCGCCCCGACGAGGGCATCTGGGAGACGCGCGGCGGCCGCAAGGACTTCACGTACAGCCGGGTCATGTGCTGGGCCGCCTTCGACCGCGGTCTGAAGCTGGCGACCGAGTTCAGCCGGCCCGGCGACACCGAGCGCTGGCGGACCGCCCGCGACGCCGTCATCGAGCAGGTGATGGAACGCGGCTGGAGCGAAGCCGCCGGAGCCTACGTGCAGCACTACGGCGGGGAGGACGTCCTGGACGCCTCTCTGCTCCTGATGCCCCGGGTGGGCTTCGTGAGCCCCCGGGATCCGTCGTGGCTGTCCACCCTGGACGCCATGGACCGCACGCTGGTGTCCGACAGTCTCGTCTACCGGTACGACCCGGCGGCGTCCCCGGACGGACTGCGCGGCTCCGAGGGCACGTTCAGCCTCTGCACCTTCCTGTACGTGGACGCGCTCGCCCGGGCGGGGCGACTGCGTCCGGCCCGGTACACGTTCGAGAAGATGCACACCTACGCCAACCACGTCGGTCTCTTCGCCGAGGAGGTGGGTCCCAGCGGCGAGCAACTCGGCAACTTCCCGCAGGCCTTCACCCACCTGTCGCTCATCACGGCGGCCTGCACGCTCGACGAAGCCCTCGACCGGCAACGCGACTGA
- a CDS encoding NAD(P)/FAD-dependent oxidoreductase, translating to MNRTVDVLIVGAGPAGLALAARLAAAGAGRVEVLEREREAGGAPRHYHHGLGWDTARPLRSLLHGPAYARKLTDTAVDAGADVRTGVSATGWAGPLTLEATSPAGLERITARTVILATGARERPRSARLVPGSRPAGVFTTGELQQWVHLHGGSVGRRAVVVGAEPVARHAVRTLRHAGADVVAMVTERPRARALPGVPLLTGTTVAELRGRGSLSGVAVSHRDGRSGVLACDTVVFTGDWIPDHELARRGGVPLDGGTRGPCVDASFRTRTPGVFAVGNALRGVERAATAASEGAAAAPSVLAHLAGAPWPDPGPLLVVRAPLVWVTPNRVTGVAGRPLLLRSGEPLTCPVVTVEQDGRRLWRRRIPRPVSPSRSLRLPAGWTARVDRSGGPVVVSVA from the coding sequence GTGAACCGCACGGTCGACGTCCTGATCGTCGGGGCCGGCCCCGCCGGGTTGGCCCTGGCCGCCCGCCTCGCCGCCGCCGGCGCCGGGCGGGTCGAGGTGCTGGAGCGCGAGCGGGAGGCCGGCGGGGCGCCCCGCCACTACCACCACGGCCTCGGATGGGACACCGCCCGGCCGCTCCGATCGCTGCTCCACGGTCCCGCGTACGCACGGAAGTTGACGGACACGGCCGTGGACGCCGGGGCCGACGTCCGTACCGGTGTCAGCGCCACCGGCTGGGCGGGACCCCTGACGTTGGAGGCCACGAGTCCGGCGGGTCTGGAGCGGATCACGGCCCGGACCGTGATCCTCGCGACGGGAGCCCGTGAGCGCCCCCGCAGCGCCCGCCTGGTCCCGGGGTCCCGTCCGGCGGGCGTCTTCACCACCGGCGAGTTGCAGCAGTGGGTCCACCTCCACGGCGGGTCGGTCGGCCGGCGGGCCGTGGTGGTGGGCGCCGAGCCGGTGGCCCGGCACGCGGTCCGAACCCTCCGGCACGCGGGTGCGGACGTGGTGGCGATGGTCACCGAACGGCCGCGCGCCCGCGCCCTCCCGGGGGTTCCGCTGCTCACGGGCACGACCGTGGCCGAACTGCGCGGCAGGGGAAGCCTGTCGGGTGTGGCCGTCAGCCACCGGGACGGCCGGTCGGGGGTCCTCGCCTGTGACACGGTGGTGTTCACCGGCGACTGGATCCCCGACCACGAACTGGCCCGCCGCGGCGGCGTCCCCCTGGACGGGGGTACCCGCGGCCCCTGCGTGGACGCCTCCTTCCGCACGCGGACACCGGGTGTCTTCGCGGTCGGCAACGCGCTGCGCGGCGTCGAGCGCGCCGCCACGGCCGCCTCGGAGGGCGCCGCCGCCGCGCCATCGGTCCTGGCGCATCTCGCGGGGGCGCCCTGGCCGGACCCGGGCCCCCTCCTGGTGGTACGGGCCCCGCTGGTGTGGGTGACACCGAACCGCGTCACGGGCGTCGCCGGACGCCCGTTGCTGTTGCGGTCCGGGGAGCCCCTGACCTGCCCGGTGGTGACGGTCGAACAGGACGGGCGCCGACTGTGGCGCCGCCGAATCCCGCGCCCGGTGTCACCGTCCCGGTCGCTGCGGCTGCCGGCGGGGTGGACGGCCCGGGTCGACCGGTCGGGCGGACCCGTCGTGGTGTCGGTCGCCTGA
- a CDS encoding FAD-dependent oxidoreductase has translation MSVTTAGALPGGAYDVTVVGAGVVGAAIARELARLPLRVALVEASDDVGDGTSKANTAILHTGFDAVPGSLEARLVREGRRLLTSYAAESGIPVEPLGALLVAWDEEQRAALPGLADKAVRNGYRAARIVPAEEVRAREPRLGPGVTGALDVPGESVICPWTTTLAYATQAVRAGVDLHLGCRVESVVSGDPHILATTRGALRTRHLVNAAGLYADEIDRLLGHADFTVTPRRGQLIVFDELARDLVRHILLPVPGALGKGVLVSPTVYGNVMLGPTAEDLDDKTATGSTAEGHALLRERGRRILPALLEEEVTAVYAGLRTATEHDDYAIRAHPAQRYVTVGGIRSTGLTASMAIAAHVVELLADGGLPVTGAREPEPVRMPNLGEAFPRPYRDARMIESDPEYGRIVCHCERVTRGEIRDAFASTIPPASPDGLRRRTRARGGRCQGFHCGAAVRALFEETRR, from the coding sequence ATGAGCGTCACCACGGCGGGCGCCCTGCCGGGCGGGGCGTACGACGTGACGGTCGTCGGCGCGGGCGTGGTGGGTGCGGCCATCGCCCGCGAACTGGCCCGACTCCCCTTGCGCGTCGCCCTGGTCGAGGCGTCCGACGACGTCGGTGACGGCACGTCCAAGGCCAACACCGCTATCCTGCACACCGGTTTCGACGCGGTGCCCGGCTCCCTCGAAGCCCGGCTGGTCCGGGAGGGCCGGCGGCTGCTCACCTCGTACGCCGCCGAGAGCGGCATCCCCGTCGAACCGCTCGGGGCCCTCCTCGTCGCCTGGGACGAGGAGCAGCGGGCCGCGCTGCCGGGCCTCGCCGACAAGGCCGTACGCAACGGCTACCGCGCGGCCCGGATCGTCCCGGCCGAAGAGGTGCGGGCCCGCGAACCCCGGCTCGGACCCGGAGTGACGGGGGCGCTCGACGTGCCGGGCGAGTCCGTGATCTGCCCCTGGACGACCACACTCGCGTACGCGACGCAGGCCGTCCGCGCGGGCGTGGACCTGCACCTCGGCTGCCGTGTCGAGTCGGTGGTCTCGGGGGACCCCCACATCCTGGCCACGACACGGGGGGCGCTGCGCACCCGTCACCTGGTCAACGCGGCGGGCCTGTACGCGGACGAGATCGACCGGCTGCTGGGTCACGCGGACTTCACGGTGACGCCCCGGCGGGGCCAGCTGATCGTCTTCGACGAACTCGCCCGCGACCTGGTCCGGCACATCCTGCTGCCGGTGCCGGGCGCCCTCGGCAAGGGAGTGCTGGTGTCGCCGACGGTGTACGGGAACGTGATGCTCGGGCCGACCGCCGAGGACCTGGACGACAAGACGGCCACCGGTTCGACCGCCGAGGGACACGCGCTGCTGCGCGAGCGGGGCCGGCGGATCCTGCCGGCGCTCCTGGAGGAGGAGGTCACCGCCGTGTACGCCGGACTGCGGACCGCCACCGAGCACGACGACTACGCGATCAGGGCCCATCCCGCGCAGCGGTACGTCACCGTGGGCGGGATCCGCTCGACGGGCCTGACCGCCTCGATGGCCATCGCCGCCCACGTCGTGGAGCTGCTGGCCGACGGCGGTCTGCCCGTGACCGGCGCGCGGGAGCCGGAGCCGGTACGCATGCCGAACCTGGGCGAGGCGTTCCCCCGACCGTACCGCGACGCGCGGATGATCGAGTCGGACCCGGAGTACGGCAGGATCGTCTGTCACTGCGAGCGCGTGACCCGCGGCGAGATCCGCGACGCGTTCGCGTCGACGATCCCGCCCGCATCGCCGGACGGACTACGCAGGCGCACCCGCGCCCGGGGCGGCCGCTGTCAGGGCTTCCACTGCGGCGCCGCCGTCCGCGCCCTGTTCGAGGAGACCCGGCGGTGA
- a CDS encoding cyclase family protein gives MAGEAVPEEPRSRPEAPPRQSPAAFEALYRRLRDRATSDVRGAVATITPEHVKAAANEIRTGRTVTLAAPIETRTSPDNPEPAAHRLTGPSRNEVHAHGLHFALDHFEMNVHGNADSHLDALCHVVYDGTLHGGVDAATLTPEGAVALSVDSVRNGIVGRGVLLDIPRLRGVPWLEPGDHVTADDLSAAERSQRVEVGEGDLLFVRVGHRLRRTELGPWDAASSRAGLHPTAMEFLADRHVALLGGDGNNDTAPSSTDGVDFPVHVLGVHALGLYLLDYLRFEDLVPLCEEAGRWSFFCVVAPLRLPRATGSPVNPIAVL, from the coding sequence GTGGCCGGCGAAGCGGTGCCCGAGGAGCCCCGGTCGCGGCCGGAAGCCCCACCGCGCCAGAGCCCCGCCGCCTTCGAGGCGCTCTACCGGCGCCTTAGGGACCGGGCGACGAGCGACGTCAGGGGCGCGGTGGCCACCATCACGCCCGAGCACGTCAAGGCGGCGGCGAACGAGATCCGGACCGGCCGGACGGTGACGCTCGCGGCGCCGATCGAGACCCGGACCTCTCCCGACAATCCGGAACCCGCCGCACACAGACTGACCGGCCCGTCCCGCAACGAGGTCCACGCCCACGGACTCCACTTCGCCCTCGACCACTTCGAGATGAACGTGCACGGCAACGCCGACAGCCACCTCGACGCCCTCTGCCACGTCGTCTACGACGGGACCCTGCACGGTGGCGTCGACGCGGCCACGCTCACCCCGGAGGGCGCGGTGGCCCTGTCGGTGGACTCGGTCAGGAACGGCATCGTGGGCCGAGGGGTCCTCCTCGACATCCCCCGACTGCGCGGGGTGCCGTGGCTGGAACCCGGTGACCACGTCACCGCCGACGACCTGTCGGCCGCCGAACGGAGCCAACGGGTCGAGGTCGGCGAAGGGGACCTGTTGTTCGTCCGGGTCGGCCACCGGCTCAGACGCACCGAACTCGGCCCGTGGGACGCCGCGAGCTCGCGCGCGGGACTGCACCCGACGGCGATGGAGTTCCTCGCCGATCGCCACGTCGCCCTTCTGGGCGGTGACGGCAACAACGACACGGCGCCGAGCAGCACGGACGGCGTGGACTTCCCGGTGCACGTCCTGGGCGTGCACGCCCTCGGGTTGTACCTCCTGGACTACCTCCGGTTCGAGGACCTGGTGCCCCTCTGCGAGGAGGCGGGCCGCTGGTCGTTCTTCTGCGTGGTCGCGCCGTTGCGCCTGCCCCGGGCCACCGGCTCGCCGGTCAACCCCATCGCCGTCCTCTGA
- a CDS encoding FGGY family carbohydrate kinase: MTGPVLAVDQGTSGTKALVICPVRGVIGTGSAPVRPRYLPGGRVEVAPFELLNSVVEAGRAALASAGEPVVAVGLANQGETVLAWDPASGEPLTDAIVWQDRRAEPLCTELAPHAAWLRETTGLPLDPYFAAPKMAWIRRHLTREGVVTTSDVWLVHRLTGAFVTDAATAGRTQLLDLETVHWSDAALGAFDLSDERMPEIVDADTRVGTTTAFGPEVPLTGLLVDQQAALLGQRVTEPGAAKCTYGTGAFLLAQTGPLPRRSASGLVGCVAWRISGRTDYCLDGQVYTAASAVRWLTDLGVISGAEDIDGVGGGVADSGGVTFVPALAGLAAPWWRGDLRGSVTGLGLDTTAGHLVRALCDGIAAQVAELADAVAEDLGAPLTSLRVDGGLTRSALLMQAQADLLRIPVEVSALPDVTALGVGAVARIGLDPSLTVHEAVPEWKPAAVYEPRVDAGQAAERRARFRTAVSALLGDGPA; this comes from the coding sequence ATGACGGGCCCGGTGCTCGCGGTCGACCAAGGCACATCGGGAACCAAGGCACTCGTCATCTGCCCGGTACGCGGGGTCATCGGCACGGGTTCCGCACCCGTGCGCCCCCGATACCTGCCGGGCGGCCGGGTGGAGGTCGCCCCCTTCGAGCTGCTGAACTCGGTGGTCGAGGCCGGGCGCGCCGCGCTGGCCTCGGCCGGTGAGCCCGTGGTGGCGGTGGGGCTGGCCAACCAGGGCGAGACCGTACTCGCCTGGGATCCGGCGAGCGGTGAGCCGCTGACCGACGCGATCGTCTGGCAGGACCGGCGCGCCGAACCTCTCTGCACCGAACTCGCGCCGCACGCGGCGTGGTTGCGGGAGACGACGGGACTGCCGCTGGACCCGTATTTCGCCGCACCCAAGATGGCCTGGATACGCCGTCATCTGACCCGCGAGGGCGTCGTGACGACCAGCGACGTGTGGCTGGTCCACCGCCTCACCGGTGCGTTCGTCACCGATGCGGCGACCGCGGGCCGTACCCAACTGCTGGACCTGGAGACCGTCCACTGGTCGGACGCGGCACTCGGCGCCTTCGACCTCTCGGACGAACGAATGCCGGAGATCGTCGACGCGGACACCCGCGTCGGCACCACCACAGCCTTCGGGCCCGAGGTGCCGTTGACGGGGCTGCTCGTGGACCAGCAGGCGGCGCTGCTCGGCCAGCGCGTCACCGAACCCGGCGCCGCCAAGTGCACGTACGGAACAGGTGCGTTCCTGCTCGCGCAGACCGGCCCGCTGCCCCGTCGCAGTGCCTCCGGGCTGGTCGGCTGTGTCGCCTGGCGGATCTCCGGACGCACCGACTACTGCCTGGACGGACAGGTGTACACGGCCGCGTCCGCCGTGCGCTGGCTGACCGATCTCGGGGTGATATCGGGCGCCGAGGACATCGACGGCGTGGGCGGCGGCGTCGCGGACTCCGGGGGCGTCACCTTCGTGCCCGCGCTCGCCGGGCTCGCCGCCCCGTGGTGGCGCGGCGACCTGCGGGGCTCGGTCACCGGCCTCGGCCTCGACACCACGGCCGGGCACCTGGTGCGCGCCCTGTGCGACGGCATCGCCGCGCAGGTGGCGGAGCTCGCGGACGCGGTCGCCGAAGATCTGGGCGCGCCGCTCACGTCCCTGCGCGTCGACGGCGGGCTGACCCGTTCGGCGCTGCTCATGCAGGCCCAGGCCGATCTGCTCCGGATCCCCGTCGAGGTCTCGGCGTTGCCCGACGTGACGGCGCTCGGCGTCGGCGCGGTCGCCCGGATCGGTCTCGACCCGTCGCTCACCGTCCACGAGGCCGTCCCGGAGTGGAAACCGGCCGCCGTCTACGAGCCGAGGGTCGATGCGGGGCAGGCAGCGGAACGCCGCGCACGGTTTCGGACGGCGGTGTCGGCGCTGCTCGGCGACGGCCCGGCATGA